Genomic window (Candidatus Angelobacter sp.):
ATGCAGGCGGACCTCGACAAGTCGCAATTCAGCCTGCGCTCCGTGCGCGCTGAGGAAATCGAAGGATTGATTTTTATTTCCCTGGCGGAAAATCCGCCGCCCATTACGCCGGCCCGTCAGGCGCTTGCGCCTTTGCTCAAACCACAGGGTTATGCGCGAGCGAAGGTTGCGAAGGCGGTCGATTATCTGGTCAACGCCAACTGGAAGCTGGTCTGGGAAAACAACCGCGAATGTTTTCACTGCAATGTCAATCACCCGCAATACATCAAGGCCAATTTCGACCACTACAACGCCGATGACACTTCGCCGCGCGTCCGTGAAGCGATCGACTCCGTCGTGACTAACAGCGAAAAGAAATGGGCGAAAAGCGGTCTCGCCCCGACACACAAACAAACCGGCATGACCTTGTTTCCCGACGCGGAGCGAAACATCTGGTTCTCCGCCAACCGCACACCGCTGGCGGACGGTTGGGTCAGCGAATCGATGGATGGCAGACAAGTTGCGCCACTCATGGGCGGATACTCCGGGGCGGACGTGGGCACGTTGCGTATCCGCGGTCTGCCGAATTTCTGGAACCATTCAAGCTGCGACCACGCGGTTAGCACCCGGCTCCTGCCCGCAGGTCCGCAGCGAACCGCGGTTCGCGTGTACTGGCTCGTGGACGAAAAGGCGGTGGAAAGCCGCGACTACGATCTGTCCAGGCTGATGCCGTTCTGGCAACTGACCTCCGAACAGGATTGGCTGATTTGTGAACGACAACAGAAAGGCGTCAATTCGAGCGCCTACACGCCCGGGCCATATTCGGCATTCAAGGAATATAACGTGGAGAGTTTTGTGAAATGGTATCTGAACCTGGCGGGTGGAACCGGTCATAAAAAATGAGCGGGCTGCCGAATGCCGAAATCATCGTCGTCGGCGGTGGCGCGATCGGTTGTGGTGTCGCCTATGCCCTCGCGAAGGCGGGCAGGACGGAGATCCTTCTGATCGAACGTGCCGCCGAGGTCGGCCAGGTAACCACGTCCCAGGGCGCGGGTTTGTGCGGTCAGGCGCGCGATTCGGTCGAACGGATCAGGCTCGCCATGCACTCGGTTGCAGTCTTTCGTGAACTGCAAAAGTCTGACGTAAAACCCGACTGGCACGAAGTCGGCTCCCTCCGCATCGCACTGAGCGAAAGGCGCGCCGGGGAATTTCGAGGCCTCGAGCAGGTCGCGGCCGACGCGGGACTTGAAGCGCATCTCATCGACCGGATTGAAGCAAAACGCCTCTGGCCGCTGATGGACTTCACGCTGGTGAAGGCGGTGCTCTGGTGTCCATCCGACGGATGGATGACGCCGCAGCGTGTGGCCGAATCCTACAAACACGCCTGCGAACAAACAGGAGTTCGCTTCCTGACGGGCACAGCGGTCGAACGAATCGTGATAAAAAACGGGCGGGTGACGGGCGTGAAAACGAATCGGGGCACGGCCGAATGCAAGTATGTTGTCAATGCTGCCGGGGCTCATGCGTACCATGTGGCTAAACTTGCCGGACTTGAACTTCCCATCGTCCCCGTGCGCCATGAGTATTACATCACCGTGCCCATGCGCGGGCTGAGACCAGACCTGCCGTGCTTCCGCATTCCGGAAATGACGTTGTACGGCCGTGTGCGCGACGGCGGTTTGCTGCTGGGTGGCTGGGAGCCGAAATCCCTGCACCTCGACCCGCGCAGTTTTTCGTTGAGTGGCGAACCGTCAGCGGTCGAAACCGACTGGAATGTGCTCGACAGCTTCGAGAAGAGTTTCACCCAATTATTGCCGGGCACGACCGAATCGAAAAAGAACTTTGTCGGGAAAGGCTGGCCGACGTTCACCCCGGATGGCCGGTTCATCATCGGCGAAAGTTGCCGCGCGAAAGGATTCGTCATGGCCGGCGGTTGCAACGCGCACGGTATCTCCGGTTCCGGCGGCATCGGCAAACTGCTGGTGGAATCGCTGCTCGACCGCCGTCCCTCTGCGTATGTCAAAAGCCTCAGTCCGGACCGGTTCACCGAAACGGCCTGGAAGTGGGAAGAAGCGCGCGTTCAGGCGGCGCGGGTTTACGAAACCTACTACGGAGTCTGAGTGACATGTCGATTCGTCCGCTGGAACCCTACGATCGGTCCGAATGGCTGCGCCTGCGCCGTGCACTCTGGCCCGACTGCTCGGAGGCAATGCACGCCTGCGAAATGGAGGAATACTCCATCAACGCTGCAACGCGCGCCGTGTTCGTGTTCACCCGCGAAGACGGAAGGCTGGGAGGATTCGCCGAAGTTTCCATCCGCGACCGGGTCGATGGTTCGCTCTCCGCTCGTGTCGCCTGTCTGGAAGGCTGGTTTGTGGAATCAGACCTCCAGGGAAAAGGAATAGGCCGGAAGCTTGTGGAGGCCTCCGAGCGCTGGGCGGCGGCCCATGGTATGACAGAAATCGCAAGCGACGCGGAGTTGAGCAATACCGCGGGCTTGAAGGCTCACGCGGCGCTCGGATTTCGGGAGACCTTTCGACTCGTGCATTTTCTGAAACGCTTGAAAGTGCTGGTCATCCTCGCGGCGCTCTTCGGTTCAAACATCGGCCCGCACGGGACCCCGCTCATCGAAGCAAAGGTGATGTCGGTAAACATTTGAGCAAATGCCCGCGACCACCTGAACGGAACCAATCTCTCGATGCCGCACAATGACGCGTCCGGCTTTTTCCGGATTACCGGGCAACGATGGGAACCTCGGGCTGGCTTCGACGGTTCCGGCGCAAAAAATAAATGCAACTGCCGGCCAGGCACGTCACTCCCAGCACGGACATGAAATAAGTGT
Coding sequences:
- a CDS encoding GNAT family N-acetyltransferase; the protein is MSIRPLEPYDRSEWLRLRRALWPDCSEAMHACEMEEYSINAATRAVFVFTREDGRLGGFAEVSIRDRVDGSLSARVACLEGWFVESDLQGKGIGRKLVEASERWAAAHGMTEIASDAELSNTAGLKAHAALGFRETFRLVHFLKRLKVLVILAALFGSNIGPHGTPLIEAKVMSVNI
- a CDS encoding FAD-dependent oxidoreductase produces the protein MSGLPNAEIIVVGGGAIGCGVAYALAKAGRTEILLIERAAEVGQVTTSQGAGLCGQARDSVERIRLAMHSVAVFRELQKSDVKPDWHEVGSLRIALSERRAGEFRGLEQVAADAGLEAHLIDRIEAKRLWPLMDFTLVKAVLWCPSDGWMTPQRVAESYKHACEQTGVRFLTGTAVERIVIKNGRVTGVKTNRGTAECKYVVNAAGAHAYHVAKLAGLELPIVPVRHEYYITVPMRGLRPDLPCFRIPEMTLYGRVRDGGLLLGGWEPKSLHLDPRSFSLSGEPSAVETDWNVLDSFEKSFTQLLPGTTESKKNFVGKGWPTFTPDGRFIIGESCRAKGFVMAGGCNAHGISGSGGIGKLLVESLLDRRPSAYVKSLSPDRFTETAWKWEEARVQAARVYETYYGV
- a CDS encoding SRPBCC family protein; its protein translation is MQADLDKSQFSLRSVRAEEIEGLIFISLAENPPPITPARQALAPLLKPQGYARAKVAKAVDYLVNANWKLVWENNRECFHCNVNHPQYIKANFDHYNADDTSPRVREAIDSVVTNSEKKWAKSGLAPTHKQTGMTLFPDAERNIWFSANRTPLADGWVSESMDGRQVAPLMGGYSGADVGTLRIRGLPNFWNHSSCDHAVSTRLLPAGPQRTAVRVYWLVDEKAVESRDYDLSRLMPFWQLTSEQDWLICERQQKGVNSSAYTPGPYSAFKEYNVESFVKWYLNLAGGTGHKK